A window from Shewanella livingstonensis encodes these proteins:
- a CDS encoding FAD-binding and (Fe-S)-binding domain-containing protein, with amino-acid sequence MTINYQVVMDTLTSQLGSHAVSNDPVRRFAWSTDASYFRIVPEIVVHADTPEQVKITLNIARAHNVPVTFRAAGTSLSGQAIGEGILLILGHDGFRNIEVSEDRKSITLGAAVIGSDANMALKPFNKKIGPDPATLASAKIAGMVANNASGMCCGTAQNSYQTIKSAKLMFADGTELDTGCTHSKAAFSQSHPALLTALTDLAQLTQNNPTLSARISKKFSIKNTTGYSINALVDFSDPFDLINHLIVGSEGTLAFVNEVTYHTVEEAQFKASAMAVFFNMEDAARAVPPIKGDSVAAAELLDWASIKSVTGKTGMPKWLSDLPEGSAILLIECRANDPQTLVKYTQDVIEKIAHIDTERPTEFSNDPAVFGQYWAMRSGLFPIIGGARPKGTSVIIEDVAFELQHLASAAADLTALFHKHGYPEGVIYGHALAGNFHFIITPTFASQDDINRFHGFMQDVAEMVINKYDGSMKAEHGTGRAVAPFVEMEWGADAYTLMKQIKQIFDPSKLLNPGVILNDDNLVHVKNIKPCPVVDDFIDNCIECGFCEKTCPTSALNFSPRQRIAVLREIERLEQSGDKKAAAEMRASAKYDVVDTCAACQLCTIACPVDNSMGQLVRKLRTPYITTTEQKVLDFQAKHFGAVNQVISTGFDILGIVHKITGDGITNSLMKAGRLISKEVPYWNPDFPKGGKVAKPSAHKPGQQTVLYFPACGGRTFGPTPKDPDNRTLPEVVITLLERAGYNVIIPENTRHLCCGQMWESKGDFKNADAKRDELIDALSKQSENGKVPIIVDALSCTYRTLTGNPKVKITDLVEFMHDEMLPNMTITKKSNVTLHQGCSARKMKLEPKQQAIADACANHVVLPQGISCCGYAGEKGLYKPEINASALRNIKKLIPAETKEGYYANRMCEVGLTQHSGISYRHLAYLLEECTR; translated from the coding sequence ATGACTATTAATTATCAAGTAGTGATGGATACGTTAACGTCACAACTGGGCAGTCACGCCGTATCCAATGATCCTGTACGTCGTTTTGCTTGGTCAACTGATGCCAGTTACTTTCGTATCGTACCTGAAATTGTGGTACACGCTGATACTCCAGAACAAGTTAAAATAACCCTTAATATCGCCAGAGCACATAATGTACCGGTGACTTTTCGTGCCGCTGGTACTAGTTTATCAGGCCAGGCAATTGGTGAAGGCATTTTACTTATTCTGGGCCATGATGGTTTTAGAAATATTGAAGTCAGTGAAGATAGAAAATCGATCACCCTAGGCGCAGCGGTTATTGGTTCTGATGCGAACATGGCATTAAAACCTTTTAATAAAAAAATTGGTCCCGACCCTGCTACATTAGCCTCTGCTAAAATAGCCGGTATGGTGGCAAATAATGCCTCTGGGATGTGTTGCGGCACGGCACAAAACAGCTATCAAACCATTAAGTCAGCTAAATTAATGTTCGCAGATGGTACTGAACTTGACACTGGCTGTACACATTCTAAAGCCGCGTTTAGTCAATCACATCCCGCCTTATTGACCGCACTAACTGATCTTGCACAATTGACCCAGAATAACCCAACACTCTCCGCACGGATTAGTAAAAAATTCTCAATTAAGAACACGACAGGCTATAGCATCAATGCGTTGGTTGACTTCAGTGATCCATTTGATTTAATCAATCACTTAATTGTTGGCTCAGAAGGTACGCTTGCATTTGTGAATGAAGTGACTTATCACACGGTTGAAGAAGCACAATTTAAAGCTTCTGCCATGGCAGTATTTTTCAATATGGAAGATGCCGCCAGAGCAGTACCACCGATTAAAGGTGATAGCGTCGCCGCTGCAGAATTGCTTGACTGGGCCTCAATTAAATCGGTTACCGGTAAAACCGGTATGCCAAAATGGTTAAGTGATTTACCCGAAGGTTCAGCCATTTTATTGATTGAGTGTCGAGCTAACGATCCGCAAACCTTAGTAAAATACACGCAAGATGTGATTGAAAAAATAGCCCATATCGACACAGAACGTCCAACAGAATTCAGTAATGACCCTGCTGTATTTGGTCAGTATTGGGCAATGCGTTCCGGTTTGTTCCCCATTATTGGTGGCGCGCGCCCTAAAGGCACCTCAGTTATTATTGAGGATGTGGCTTTCGAATTACAGCATTTAGCCAGTGCAGCAGCAGACTTAACTGCGTTATTCCATAAGCACGGTTACCCTGAAGGGGTGATTTATGGTCATGCGTTAGCGGGTAACTTCCACTTTATTATCACGCCAACGTTTGCCTCACAAGATGATATCAATCGTTTCCATGGTTTTATGCAAGATGTAGCTGAAATGGTGATCAATAAGTACGATGGATCAATGAAAGCTGAACATGGTACCGGTCGTGCGGTCGCCCCCTTTGTAGAAATGGAATGGGGAGCTGACGCTTACACGTTAATGAAGCAAATCAAACAGATATTCGACCCAAGTAAATTATTGAATCCTGGGGTTATCCTTAACGATGATAACTTAGTACATGTCAAAAACATCAAACCTTGTCCGGTGGTTGATGACTTTATTGATAATTGCATTGAATGTGGTTTTTGTGAAAAAACCTGCCCAACATCGGCGCTTAACTTCTCTCCGCGCCAACGTATTGCAGTATTGCGTGAAATTGAACGTTTAGAGCAGTCTGGTGATAAGAAAGCGGCTGCAGAAATGCGTGCCAGTGCCAAATATGATGTGGTTGATACTTGCGCAGCGTGTCAGTTATGTACAATTGCCTGTCCGGTTGATAACAGTATGGGTCAATTGGTACGCAAATTACGCACCCCCTATATCACCACTACAGAGCAAAAAGTACTCGACTTCCAAGCCAAGCATTTTGGCGCTGTAAATCAAGTGATCAGCACTGGCTTTGATATTTTAGGTATTGTGCATAAAATAACTGGCGATGGTATCACCAACTCGTTGATGAAAGCCGGTCGTTTAATTTCCAAAGAAGTCCCTTATTGGAATCCAGACTTCCCTAAAGGTGGCAAAGTGGCTAAGCCATCAGCCCATAAACCGGGTCAACAAACCGTTTTATACTTCCCAGCTTGTGGTGGCAGAACCTTTGGCCCAACACCAAAAGATCCTGATAACCGCACCTTACCTGAAGTGGTTATCACTTTACTTGAACGCGCTGGCTACAATGTGATCATCCCAGAAAATACCCGCCATTTATGTTGCGGTCAGATGTGGGAATCAAAAGGTGACTTCAAAAACGCCGATGCTAAGCGTGATGAACTTATTGACGCACTCAGTAAACAGTCTGAAAATGGCAAGGTGCCTATTATTGTTGATGCCTTGTCTTGTACTTATCGCACATTAACCGGTAACCCTAAGGTAAAAATAACCGATTTAGTCGAGTTTATGCACGACGAGATGTTACCAAACATGACGATTACTAAGAAATCGAACGTCACTTTACACCAAGGCTGTAGTGCCCGTAAGATGAAATTGGAGCCTAAGCAGCAAGCTATTGCTGATGCATGTGCTAACCATGTGGTGTTACCTCAAGGGATTAGCTGTTGTGGCTACGCGGGTGAAAAAGGGCTTTATAAGCCTGAAATTAACGCCAGTGCACTGCGTAACATTAAAAAGCTCATCCCGGCAGAAACAAAAGAAGGTTACTACGCTAACAGAATGTGTGAAGTAGGCTTAACGCAACACAGTGGTATTTCTTATCGCCATTTAGCGTACTTACTCGAAGAGTGTACCCGTTAA
- a CDS encoding CobW family GTP-binding protein translates to MITKPINTNIITGFLGVGKTTLISQLLAHKPKGEVWAVLVNEFGEIGIDGGLLNATVDADDVSDSESPIKKPTVVIKEVPGGCLCCVSGLPTQVAINQLIQQTKPDRLLIEPTGLGHPAEIAKLLTSEYYQHVINLQSSVCLVDARKVSDPRYQHHDTFIQQLKMADVLLANKAQYYTHSDHLQLQQFLSQLQLQQTPLMTVANHFTDVALVEQILVHLNTPTKYQAVIKGQRILGNKSLMDKWLSSEPPLGDIDSPEFDTTGFMHKTNQGEGCYSSGWVFSAVHCFQFERFMTWIDTVKIDKVLRLKAIVITSDGVLGVNMVDDKLVLNELDDALDSRVEIISDMPLENARLQQQLLSCLLT, encoded by the coding sequence ATGATCACTAAACCGATTAACACCAATATTATTACTGGTTTTTTGGGTGTGGGTAAAACCACACTCATTAGCCAATTATTAGCTCATAAGCCTAAGGGCGAAGTGTGGGCTGTGTTGGTAAATGAATTTGGCGAAATTGGTATTGATGGTGGATTGCTAAATGCGACTGTTGATGCTGATGACGTTAGCGATTCTGAGTCACCAATAAAAAAGCCTACCGTGGTGATAAAAGAAGTGCCCGGCGGTTGCCTGTGTTGTGTGTCTGGCTTACCTACACAAGTGGCGATTAATCAGCTTATTCAGCAAACTAAACCGGATAGATTACTGATAGAACCCACAGGCCTAGGCCATCCTGCAGAAATCGCTAAATTGTTAACATCTGAGTATTATCAGCATGTGATCAATCTACAAAGCAGTGTATGCCTAGTTGATGCCCGTAAAGTCAGCGATCCGCGCTATCAACATCATGATACTTTTATTCAGCAATTAAAGATGGCAGATGTGCTGTTGGCCAATAAAGCACAATATTATACACACTCCGATCATCTACAATTACAGCAATTCCTAAGCCAATTACAATTACAACAAACGCCGCTGATGACTGTTGCTAATCACTTTACTGATGTTGCCTTAGTTGAGCAGATATTAGTGCACTTAAATACCCCGACAAAGTATCAAGCTGTGATAAAGGGTCAACGGATTTTGGGCAATAAATCGCTTATGGATAAGTGGCTTTCTAGCGAACCACCGCTGGGTGATATTGATAGTCCTGAGTTTGATACTACAGGGTTTATGCATAAAACTAATCAAGGTGAGGGCTGCTACAGTAGTGGCTGGGTATTCTCTGCGGTGCATTGTTTTCAGTTTGAACGCTTTATGACGTGGATTGACACGGTTAAAATAGACAAGGTGCTTAGGTTAAAAGCTATTGTTATCACCAGTGACGGAGTATTAGGAGTCAATATGGTTGATGATAAGCTAGTACTTAATGAGCTAGATGATGCCCTAGATTCACGGGTTGAGATTATTAGCGATATGCCACTTGAAAACGCGCGATTGCAACAGCAGTTGTTAAGCTGTTTATTGACTTAG
- a CDS encoding DEAD/DEAH box helicase yields MSFTSLGLSPLLLDAVNQSGYQTATPVQQAVIPLALDGRDVLASAETGTGKTAAFALPLLSHLMAQDNVDLLPSQRLRALIMTPTRELAIQIEQNLVKYSQFIDLTSLAVYGGASINPQRKALEQGVDVLVATPGRLFDIIGQHELDLSFVTHLVIDEADRMLDLGFVKDIEKVKRLIARQHQTMMFSATYSEEVKVLAAKMLNNPEFVHVETQTTAANVAQQVYKVDTRRKAELLSELIGKHNWQQVMVFTSRKETADHLYRELSLDGIKASVFHGDKSQGARNRALEEFKAGQLRVLIATDLAARGLDIEALPRVINFELPEECEDYVHRVGRTGRAGLGGEAISLVSPQELELLAAIEQLIEQSLPIMVPAGYEEGAPLPARYRDVAPEKPKKVLKYKRGKPSQADAKPTRKGKYAKAKK; encoded by the coding sequence ATGTCATTTACGTCGCTAGGGTTATCGCCATTATTACTAGATGCGGTTAATCAATCTGGGTATCAAACTGCTACTCCTGTCCAACAAGCGGTGATCCCACTAGCGCTAGATGGCCGAGATGTATTGGCCAGTGCCGAAACCGGTACCGGAAAAACAGCCGCTTTTGCATTACCTTTGCTAAGTCATTTAATGGCACAAGATAATGTAGACTTGCTGCCATCGCAGCGTTTACGGGCATTAATCATGACGCCGACCCGTGAGTTAGCGATTCAGATTGAACAAAATTTAGTTAAATATAGCCAGTTTATCGATCTCACTAGCTTAGCGGTTTATGGCGGCGCAAGTATTAATCCACAACGTAAAGCATTAGAACAAGGCGTGGATGTGTTGGTGGCAACGCCAGGGCGATTATTTGATATTATTGGTCAGCATGAATTGGATTTATCTTTTGTTACTCACTTAGTCATTGATGAAGCGGATCGCATGCTAGACCTTGGTTTTGTAAAAGATATTGAAAAAGTGAAACGCTTAATTGCCAGACAACATCAAACCATGATGTTTTCGGCTACGTATTCTGAAGAGGTTAAAGTCCTTGCCGCTAAGATGTTAAACAATCCTGAATTTGTTCATGTTGAAACTCAAACCACAGCCGCTAATGTTGCTCAGCAAGTTTATAAAGTAGATACCCGCCGTAAAGCCGAATTGTTATCTGAATTAATTGGCAAACATAACTGGCAACAAGTGATGGTGTTTACCAGCCGCAAAGAAACCGCCGATCATCTATATCGCGAGTTAAGCTTAGACGGCATTAAGGCATCAGTATTTCACGGAGATAAAAGCCAGGGCGCTCGCAACCGCGCCTTAGAAGAATTTAAAGCAGGCCAATTACGCGTATTAATCGCTACCGACCTTGCCGCTAGAGGCCTTGATATTGAAGCGCTACCAAGAGTTATTAACTTTGAATTACCGGAAGAGTGCGAAGATTATGTTCATCGTGTAGGACGCACTGGCCGTGCAGGACTCGGCGGTGAAGCGATTTCGCTAGTGAGTCCGCAAGAGCTAGAGTTACTTGCTGCAATTGAGCAACTTATTGAACAATCATTACCGATAATGGTGCCTGCAGGGTATGAAGAAGGGGCGCCATTACCTGCCAGATATAGAGATGTGGCGCCGGAAAAACCTAAAAAAGTGCTTAAGTATAAGCGTGGTAAGCCGTCGCAAGCGGATGCTAAGCCTACTCGAAAGGGCAAATACGCTAAAGCGAAAAAATGA